One region of Camelus bactrianus isolate YW-2024 breed Bactrian camel chromosome 22, ASM4877302v1, whole genome shotgun sequence genomic DNA includes:
- the LOC105068351 gene encoding olfactory receptor 7G2-like, with the protein MESENQTDEAEFLLLGLSEDPELQPLLFGLFLTMYLVTVLGNLLIILAVSSDPHLHTPMYFFLSHLSFTDICFSTTTVLKMLVNIERRSKSISYTGCLTQVCFVLFFAGLENFLLAAMAYDRYVAICHPLRYTVVMNPRLCVLLVLLSLVMSIADALLHSLMLLRLSFCADLEIPHFFCELAQVIKLACSDTLLNNVLVYSVTSILGGVPLFGIIFSYAQIVSSVLRMPSAAGKYKAFSTCGSHFSVVSLFYGTAFGVYISSAVTHSSKKSAVASVMYTVAPPMLNPFIYSLRNRDMKRALRKLT; encoded by the coding sequence ATGGAATCGGAAAACCAAACAGATGAGGCAGAATTCCTCCTCCTGGGTCTCTCAGAGGACCCAGaactgcagcccctcctctttgGTCTGTTCCTGACCATGTACCTGGTCACCGTGCTCGGGAACCTGCTCATCATCCTGGCCGTCAGCTCTGacccccacctccacacccccatgtacttcttcctctccCACCTGTCCTTCACTGACATCTGTTTCAGCACCACCACAGTCCTCAAGATGCTTGTGAACATTGAAAGACGGAGCAAATCCATCAGTTACACAGGCTGCCTCACCCAGGTTTGTTTTGTCCTGTTTTTTGCAGGCCTGGAAAACTTTCTCCTTGCAGCAATGGCTTACGACCGTTATGTGGCCATCTGCCACCCACTGAGGTACACAGTCGTCATGAACCCCCGCCTCTGTGTTCTGCTGGTTCTGCTCTCCCTGGTCATGAGCATCGCGGACGCCCTGCTCCACAGTCTGATGCTGTTGCGACTGTCCTTCTGCGCAGACCTGGAAATCCCCCACTTCTTCTGTGAACTTGCTCAAGTCATCAAGCTGGCGTGCTCCGACACCCTCCTCAACAACGTCCTGGTGTACTCTGTGACCAGCATATTGGGTGGTGTCCCCCTCTTTGGGATTATCTTCTCTTATGCTCAGATTGTCTCCTCCGTTCTGAGAATGCCGTCAGCTGCAGGGAAATATAAAGCCTTTTCTACCTGTGGATCTCATTTCTCGGTTGTCTCCTTGTTCTATGGGACGGCGTTCGGGGTGTACATCAGTTCTGCAGTCACACACTCTTCCAAGAAGTCCGCAGTGGCCTCAGTGATGTACACTGTGGCCCCTCCGATGTTGAACCCCTTTATCTACAGCCTGAGGAACAGGGACATGAAGCGAGCCCTGAGGAAACTTACCTGA